The following proteins are co-located in the Chryseobacterium daecheongense genome:
- a CDS encoding cation diffusion facilitator family transporter: MTDNKKSIYSALAANLLIALTKFIAGAFTNSSSMISEGIHSTVDTANQLLLLYGLKRSKKVPDVSHPFGYGKELYFWSFVVSILIFGLGGTLSIYQGVSHIIEPELMKDPFWNYIVLFLSLIFEGTSLIIAVKEFNKVRKGLGWWEAIIKSKDPSSFLVVFEDGAAVAGLIIVIILMSLSHSLQIPALDGLASVLVGLILVFVSFILARESRSLLMGEGIAPETRRKISQLAEMDVSVVKTKNILSTYQSPEEVVLMLIIDFKDHLDTEEITEAIRRLRTNIKNEFKFVHFVIIQPE, from the coding sequence ATGACCGACAATAAAAAATCAATATACAGTGCTCTTGCAGCAAACCTTCTAATCGCCCTAACAAAATTTATTGCAGGGGCATTTACAAACAGCTCTTCCATGATCTCCGAAGGAATCCATTCAACAGTTGATACCGCTAACCAGCTGTTGCTTCTTTATGGACTTAAGAGGAGTAAAAAAGTACCTGACGTGTCTCATCCATTTGGATATGGCAAAGAACTGTATTTCTGGTCTTTTGTCGTATCTATCTTAATATTTGGACTGGGTGGTACCTTGTCTATATACCAGGGAGTTTCACATATCATCGAACCTGAACTGATGAAGGATCCATTTTGGAATTATATTGTATTATTTCTATCGTTGATCTTCGAAGGAACATCTTTAATTATCGCTGTAAAAGAGTTTAATAAGGTCCGTAAAGGACTTGGTTGGTGGGAGGCTATTATTAAAAGTAAAGATCCCTCAAGTTTTCTTGTAGTTTTTGAAGATGGAGCAGCAGTTGCAGGTTTAATTATTGTGATAATTTTAATGAGCCTAAGCCACTCACTGCAAATTCCAGCATTGGACGGTCTGGCGTCGGTACTTGTAGGGCTGATATTGGTTTTTGTTTCTTTTATTTTAGCCAGAGAAAGCCGAAGCTTATTGATGGGAGAAGGGATTGCTCCCGAAACAAGAAGAAAAATTTCCCAGCTCGCAGAAATGGATGTTTCGGTAGTGAAAACAAAAAATATCCTTTCGACCTACCAATCTCCAGAGGAGGTAGTCCTTATGCTCATTATAGATTTTAAAGATCACCTCGACACAGAAGAAATCACTGAGGCAATACGACGTTTACGCACCAATATAAAAAATGAGTTTAAATTTGTACACTTTGTAATTATTCAGCCAGAATAG
- a CDS encoding cold shock domain-containing protein codes for MQKGTVKFFNEAKGFGFIAPSEGGADIFVHTSGLESRGIRENDEVVFNVQKGDRGLSAINVKLA; via the coding sequence ATGCAAAAAGGCACCGTAAAATTTTTCAACGAAGCAAAAGGCTTCGGTTTCATTGCACCATCAGAAGGTGGAGCAGACATCTTTGTACATACCTCAGGACTTGAGTCAAGAGGCATCCGTGAGAACGACGAGGTTGTTTTCAACGTACAGAAAGGAGATAGGGGTTTAAGCGCAATCAACGTTAAACTGGCATAA
- the ligD gene encoding DNA ligase D — translation MALEKYREKRSEEKTPEPFGGKPSGKELRFVVQKHDASHLHYDFRLEMDGVLKSWAVPKGPSLDPNIKRLAMMVEDHPYDYRDFEGIIPKGQYGGGTVIVWDEGTYEPSEPVEGDLKKQEKNLLHQLHAGKLKIKLNGKKLKGEFALVKAYGRGENSWLLMKLEDKYATTRDITLKDKSVISKKTIVQMEKSPDKVYGKPNVKKESRLKDKTTEKKTTPELIEEQLSSNRSEKEDIDVDKILKGAPKKAFYNHVQPMLATLVDKPFEDKNWLYEVKWDGYRAVSFLKGGKVEIKSRNDKSFNEKFYPVYDSLKALNLNVILDGEIVVVGEDGKADFGSLQNWRSEADGTLLYYVFDIIWHDGKDLTDLTLCQRKEILKEILEENDIIKISTPFYTSGIEFLEAAKNRGLEGIMAKKKDSLYHVHVRTKDWLKIKANKRQEVVIGGFTLNDDSRKSFSSILVGVYEGKDLVYKGKVGTGFNDKLQKEMMEQFKPLFTNKPPFSEEPDVNKPSRFRPNPPHASVTWLKPKLICEVSFTEMTSDGVMRHPSFEGMREDKDPMEIILEKEIDTAQITDEHHEKIIKPAGKMKRKTLLNPTEKTQVKTVNKHELKFTNLDKVFWPKAKITKRDLINYYYQVAPFILPYLKDRPQSMNRFPNGIEGKSFYFKNVTDTAPDWADTFLYKSETDNEDKHYLVGKDEATLLYMANLGCIEMNPWNSTIKKPEHPTYCIIDLDPDKNSFDQVIETAQVTKQILDDMGIDSYCKTSGSTGLHIYIPLGNKYTYEQSKEFARVIVTLVHQELPDYTSLERVIKDRKGKMYLDFLQNRPHATIASVYSVRPKPGATVSMPLHWDEVKKGLKMSDFHIFNTLERLQSEGDIFKPVLGKGIDLKKIIDKYAGK, via the coding sequence ATGGCTTTAGAAAAATATCGTGAAAAGCGGTCAGAAGAAAAGACTCCCGAACCCTTTGGGGGTAAGCCATCTGGCAAAGAATTGAGGTTTGTTGTTCAGAAACATGATGCTTCCCATCTTCATTACGATTTTCGTCTTGAAATGGACGGAGTATTAAAAAGTTGGGCGGTTCCTAAAGGACCCTCCCTGGATCCGAATATTAAAAGACTTGCTATGATGGTTGAAGACCATCCATATGATTACCGGGATTTTGAAGGTATTATCCCAAAGGGACAGTATGGTGGGGGTACGGTGATTGTTTGGGACGAAGGTACTTATGAACCTTCGGAGCCAGTGGAAGGAGATTTGAAAAAGCAGGAGAAAAATCTATTGCACCAACTTCATGCTGGTAAGTTGAAAATAAAGCTAAATGGTAAAAAACTAAAAGGAGAATTCGCCTTGGTAAAAGCTTATGGTAGGGGCGAGAATAGCTGGCTTCTGATGAAGCTTGAAGATAAATACGCAACGACCAGGGATATTACATTAAAAGATAAATCCGTGATTTCCAAAAAGACAATAGTCCAGATGGAAAAATCTCCAGATAAAGTTTATGGAAAACCTAATGTAAAAAAGGAGAGTAGGCTCAAAGATAAGACTACTGAAAAAAAAACGACTCCAGAACTCATTGAGGAACAATTAAGCTCAAACAGATCAGAGAAGGAGGATATTGATGTGGATAAGATTTTAAAAGGCGCGCCAAAGAAGGCTTTTTACAATCATGTACAACCAATGCTTGCTACACTTGTGGATAAGCCCTTTGAAGATAAAAATTGGCTCTATGAAGTGAAATGGGATGGGTACAGGGCAGTGTCCTTTTTAAAAGGGGGCAAGGTTGAGATCAAATCTCGTAATGACAAAAGCTTTAACGAGAAATTTTATCCGGTATATGATTCGCTCAAGGCGCTTAATCTTAATGTTATCTTGGATGGAGAAATAGTCGTTGTAGGGGAGGATGGCAAGGCTGACTTCGGATCATTACAAAACTGGCGCAGTGAGGCAGACGGAACTTTACTGTACTATGTCTTTGACATTATATGGCATGATGGAAAGGACCTTACAGACCTTACCTTATGTCAGCGGAAGGAAATTCTAAAAGAAATATTAGAGGAGAATGATATAATAAAAATCAGTACACCATTTTATACTTCCGGGATAGAATTTTTGGAAGCTGCAAAGAATAGGGGACTTGAAGGCATAATGGCCAAAAAGAAGGATAGTTTGTACCATGTACATGTAAGGACAAAGGACTGGCTTAAGATCAAAGCCAATAAAAGACAGGAAGTGGTTATTGGAGGTTTTACGTTGAATGATGACTCCAGAAAATCTTTTAGCAGCATCCTTGTAGGAGTTTATGAAGGTAAAGATCTTGTGTATAAAGGAAAAGTGGGCACAGGATTTAATGACAAGTTGCAGAAGGAGATGATGGAACAATTTAAGCCACTGTTCACTAATAAGCCTCCTTTTTCTGAGGAGCCTGATGTCAACAAACCTTCCCGATTTCGGCCTAATCCGCCTCATGCTTCCGTTACATGGCTAAAGCCTAAACTTATCTGTGAAGTAAGTTTTACAGAAATGACCAGTGATGGAGTCATGCGTCACCCTTCCTTTGAGGGGATGCGGGAAGATAAAGACCCAATGGAAATTATTCTTGAAAAAGAAATTGATACAGCTCAGATTACTGATGAACATCATGAAAAAATAATAAAACCTGCTGGCAAAATGAAAAGGAAAACCTTATTGAATCCTACTGAAAAGACACAGGTGAAAACCGTCAATAAGCACGAACTTAAATTTACAAACCTGGATAAGGTTTTTTGGCCAAAAGCAAAAATTACTAAACGCGATTTGATCAATTACTATTACCAGGTAGCACCATTTATTCTTCCTTATTTAAAGGACCGCCCTCAGAGTATGAACCGATTTCCCAATGGTATTGAAGGTAAAAGCTTTTATTTTAAAAATGTGACAGATACAGCACCGGACTGGGCTGATACTTTTTTGTATAAGAGTGAAACAGATAATGAGGACAAGCACTACCTTGTTGGGAAAGATGAAGCAACATTGTTATATATGGCAAATCTTGGCTGTATCGAGATGAATCCCTGGAATAGTACAATAAAAAAACCTGAACATCCGACATACTGTATCATAGACCTCGATCCTGATAAAAACTCTTTTGATCAGGTAATCGAAACCGCACAGGTTACAAAACAGATTTTAGATGATATGGGTATAGATTCTTACTGTAAAACAAGTGGATCGACCGGTCTTCATATTTATATTCCGTTGGGAAATAAATATACATATGAACAGTCCAAAGAATTTGCTCGCGTAATAGTCACCTTGGTACATCAAGAACTTCCTGATTATACAAGTTTGGAACGGGTCATTAAAGACCGTAAGGGAAAAATGTATCTTGATTTTTTACAAAACAGGCCTCATGCAACTATTGCATCGGTGTATTCTGTGCGACCAAAACCTGGGGCGACTGTTTCTATGCCTCTGCATTGGGATGAAGTTAAAAAGGGACTTAAAATGAGTGATTTTCATATTTTCAATACATTGGAGCGATTGCAAAGTGAAGGCGATATATTTAAGCCAGTGCTAGGAAAGGGAATTGACCTTAAAAAGATAATTGATAAATATGCTGGGAAATGA
- a CDS encoding MaoC family dehydratase, which yields MQIINNYEEYKSLEVVMVGSSPWHTIDQNQIDRFADATMDHQWIHVDSDRASIKSPYGSTIAHDYLTLALIPYLWKHIATVQNVSLEINYGIEDLRFGIPVKVNSEVSLQATIRSVNDLREMVKVVVGARLVVRDESKHAYTGNVVFLYQFK from the coding sequence ATGCAGATCATTAACAATTACGAAGAATATAAGTCACTGGAGGTAGTCATGGTCGGAAGTTCTCCATGGCATACAATTGACCAGAACCAGATCGACCGATTTGCAGATGCCACTATGGATCACCAGTGGATTCATGTGGACAGCGACAGGGCATCTATTAAAAGCCCTTACGGATCAACTATAGCACACGACTATCTCACGCTTGCACTGATTCCCTATCTATGGAAGCACATCGCAACGGTGCAGAATGTAAGCCTCGAGATCAATTACGGAATTGAAGACCTGAGATTCGGCATACCCGTGAAAGTAAATTCTGAAGTATCATTGCAGGCGACGATCAGATCGGTGAATGACCTTCGGGAGATGGTCAAGGTCGTTGTCGGTGCAAGACTCGTAGTAAGGGATGAGTCGAAACATGCCTATACTGGCAATGTGGTATTTCTTTATCAATTCAAATGA
- a CDS encoding ketoacyl-ACP synthase III, translated as MTSKIIGTGHYIPLEVIDNLFFYGNLFFDEKGKRLEHNNATIAEKLKEITGIQERRYASKELVTSDLGLIAAKTAITNSTIDPETLDYIIFAHNFGDVPYGEIQSDAVPSLASRIKHQLGIKNNYCVAYDLIFGCPGWIEGVIQANAFIKASIAKTCLVVGAETLSRVSDIHDRDSMIYADGAGAVILQATETDSGIKSHVSASYTLKEKDYLYFGRSYNCANSSDTKFIKMNGRKIYEFALLHVPEAMKKCLDESGYKIGELNKIIIHQANEKMDEEIVNRFYKLYNTPVPKDIMPMIISKLGNSSVATVPTLLSMILNNELQDHYIKKNDIVLFASVGAGMNINALVYKF; from the coding sequence ATGACAAGTAAAATAATTGGTACTGGACATTATATACCCTTAGAGGTTATTGATAATTTATTTTTTTATGGAAATCTTTTTTTTGATGAAAAAGGTAAGAGATTGGAACATAATAATGCTACAATTGCTGAAAAACTAAAAGAGATTACGGGTATACAAGAAAGACGGTATGCATCTAAGGAATTGGTTACTTCAGATCTAGGTCTTATTGCAGCAAAAACAGCGATAACAAATTCTACGATTGACCCTGAGACATTAGATTATATAATATTTGCCCATAATTTTGGAGATGTTCCTTATGGGGAGATCCAATCTGACGCTGTTCCTAGTTTAGCGTCAAGAATTAAACATCAATTGGGAATTAAAAATAATTATTGTGTTGCCTATGATTTGATATTTGGATGTCCTGGGTGGATTGAGGGAGTAATCCAGGCTAATGCATTTATTAAAGCCAGTATTGCTAAGACTTGTTTGGTTGTAGGGGCTGAAACTTTATCTCGAGTATCTGATATTCATGATCGGGATAGCATGATTTATGCTGATGGTGCAGGGGCAGTAATTCTTCAAGCGACAGAGACCGATTCTGGTATTAAGTCACATGTTTCTGCTTCTTACACTTTAAAAGAGAAGGATTATCTTTATTTTGGAAGATCTTATAATTGTGCAAATTCGTCAGATACTAAATTCATTAAAATGAACGGTAGAAAAATATATGAATTTGCTCTTTTGCATGTACCGGAAGCCATGAAAAAGTGTCTTGACGAGAGTGGATATAAGATTGGGGAATTAAACAAAATTATTATTCATCAGGCTAATGAGAAAATGGATGAAGAAATTGTAAATCGTTTTTACAAATTATATAATACCCCAGTTCCTAAAGATATTATGCCTATGATCATAAGTAAACTTGGAAACAGTAGTGTGGCAACAGTACCAACACTACTTTCAATGATTTTAAATAACGAACTTCAAGATCATTATATAAAGAAGAATGATATCGTATTATTTGCTTCTGTTGGAGCTGGTATGAATATAAATGCCTTGGTATATAAATTTTAG
- a CDS encoding Crp/Fnr family transcriptional regulator, with protein MIIGEELLIKHGAVNKYFAPGEIIFREDSTPNQYFQIVTGMVELFNFHQNGREFTHNILYDGQSIGESLLFTEKPYPMSAIAKTDCNILCLGRNEFTSLAAQNFDVMQNLLQCMSERLYHKYVMLFNMSSIEPSVKIKTILDYIKDYNLRNISDAFEVPFTRQQIANLTGMAVETVIRTIKKMEADNILTIEKGKILY; from the coding sequence ATGATAATAGGTGAAGAATTATTAATTAAGCATGGAGCGGTTAATAAATATTTTGCCCCTGGCGAAATAATTTTCCGCGAAGACTCTACTCCCAACCAATATTTTCAGATTGTTACAGGGATGGTGGAGCTATTTAATTTCCATCAAAATGGAAGAGAATTTACTCATAACATTTTATATGACGGACAAAGCATAGGGGAATCTTTATTATTTACTGAAAAGCCTTATCCAATGAGCGCAATTGCTAAAACAGATTGTAATATATTGTGCCTTGGGCGAAATGAATTTACAAGTTTAGCTGCTCAAAACTTTGATGTAATGCAAAATCTCTTGCAATGCATGTCCGAAAGGCTTTATCATAAATACGTAATGCTCTTCAATATGTCAAGTATTGAGCCATCAGTAAAGATCAAAACCATTTTAGATTATATTAAAGATTACAATTTAAGGAATATTTCTGATGCTTTTGAAGTGCCATTTACACGGCAGCAGATAGCAAACCTAACAGGTATGGCTGTAGAAACTGTAATACGTACAATCAAAAAAATGGAGGCTGATAATATTTTAACAATTGAAAAAGGAAAGATACTTTACTAG
- a CDS encoding divalent metal cation transporter, with protein MADNKNDSKLLAFFKKLGPGLITGASDDDPSGIATYSQAGAQFGLSTLWTALLTFPLMAAIQGMCARIGLVTAQGLTVTLKKNYSKPILYGMLIFSFPAITLNIGADIQGMGAVAHMICPAIPVSVFCVILTTLLLFIIIRYPYQKIAMILKWLCLSLLLYIIVPFLVEQDWAMVAKKTFIPTIKFDKEFLSIIVAILGTTISPYLFFWQTTMEAEDQKHKGVVFVDKSILSEMKTDVNLGMLLSNMVMFFMILTTGTVLFNGGIHKIDTVDQAAKALEPLAGKLTYFIFASGVLGTGMLAIPVLAGSQSYMLAETFGWKAGLDKKFSQAKPFYGSIIISLLIGLSLDFFGVSPIKALLYTAIVYGLTAPVMIAVIMHIANNEKIMGKHTNTRLSNILGVLTFILMTAAAVGLIYFLF; from the coding sequence ATGGCAGATAACAAAAATGATTCAAAACTTCTTGCTTTTTTCAAGAAATTGGGGCCTGGCTTAATAACTGGTGCCAGCGATGATGATCCTTCAGGCATTGCAACATATTCCCAAGCAGGTGCACAATTTGGTCTTTCAACATTGTGGACCGCCTTACTAACTTTCCCTCTCATGGCAGCTATACAAGGCATGTGTGCAAGAATTGGTCTTGTTACAGCGCAAGGTCTTACAGTTACACTGAAAAAAAACTATTCTAAACCAATACTGTATGGTATGCTCATATTTAGCTTTCCTGCAATAACCTTGAATATTGGTGCAGATATACAGGGAATGGGAGCTGTCGCTCATATGATCTGTCCAGCAATTCCCGTGTCGGTTTTTTGTGTGATTCTAACAACTCTTCTACTTTTTATAATCATCAGATATCCGTACCAGAAAATAGCAATGATATTAAAATGGCTATGCCTTAGCTTACTCCTTTACATTATTGTTCCCTTTTTAGTGGAGCAAGATTGGGCAATGGTTGCAAAAAAAACCTTCATACCAACAATTAAATTTGATAAAGAATTTCTTTCAATTATAGTAGCAATTCTTGGTACAACAATCTCACCGTACCTTTTTTTCTGGCAAACCACTATGGAAGCAGAAGATCAAAAGCATAAGGGCGTTGTTTTCGTAGATAAAAGTATATTGAGTGAAATGAAAACTGACGTAAACTTAGGAATGTTACTTTCCAACATGGTGATGTTTTTTATGATTCTTACAACAGGCACTGTGCTGTTCAATGGCGGAATTCACAAGATTGATACTGTGGATCAAGCAGCAAAGGCTCTTGAACCGTTGGCAGGAAAACTTACCTATTTTATTTTCGCCTCTGGAGTTTTGGGTACAGGAATGCTGGCTATTCCGGTGCTCGCAGGCTCCCAATCTTATATGCTTGCAGAGACATTCGGATGGAAAGCAGGTCTTGATAAGAAGTTTTCACAGGCGAAACCCTTCTACGGATCCATAATTATATCGTTACTTATTGGCCTATCACTCGATTTTTTTGGTGTAAGTCCCATTAAAGCACTTCTGTATACAGCAATTGTTTACGGACTAACGGCGCCCGTAATGATTGCTGTCATTATGCATATTGCAAATAATGAAAAGATTATGGGTAAACATACCAATACAAGGTTATCAAATATTTTAGGTGTGCTAACATTTATACTTATGACAGCTGCGGCCGTTGGACTTATTTATTTTTTATTCTAA
- a CDS encoding DUF3606 domain-containing protein, giving the protein MTDDKSKKGKKDRKQVSGSENYEIQYFKEKMRVTSQAVVGAIKATGSNDRKTLEDYLRKRHQK; this is encoded by the coding sequence ATGACAGACGATAAATCTAAAAAAGGGAAAAAAGACCGCAAACAGGTAAGTGGTTCAGAAAATTATGAAATCCAGTATTTCAAGGAAAAAATGAGAGTAACCTCACAAGCCGTTGTTGGTGCTATAAAAGCAACCGGTTCTAATGACCGAAAAACATTAGAAGATTACTTAAGGAAGCGTCACCAAAAATAG
- a CDS encoding ionic transporter y4hA, whose product MNQHKYLRYWTIVVPLLSWLFYFGSFIFSSGYYSILLTILLLGSVLTAVYHSEVLAHYLGEPFGTLLLAFAMTVIEVGLIISIMLGAEGLETITLARDTVFAAVMLILNGIIGICIVIGSIRYREQAFTLKGVSTALITLTAVVVFVLILPNYTVSHKGGEYTSFQLLFIALLCLTLYLGFTMVQTIRHRSFFISPSDKAKEKAVEYEGKVKVSRKHMYISSFMLIVSLSVVVLMAKLLSRDVEYLVVAVGAPRSAVGVVIAGIVLLPEALAAIRAARNDRIQTSLNLAFGSALASIGLSIPAIAIISVMSGIRMTLGIDIKSTVLLGLSLFIITISLATGKTNIMQGFVLIGIFMIYLFITIVP is encoded by the coding sequence ATGAATCAACATAAGTATTTACGGTATTGGACGATAGTCGTGCCGCTTTTATCTTGGCTCTTCTATTTTGGGAGCTTCATCTTTTCATCAGGCTATTATTCGATCCTGTTAACTATCCTGTTACTGGGAAGCGTGCTCACAGCAGTCTATCACTCCGAAGTGCTTGCACACTACCTGGGTGAGCCTTTTGGCACCCTTCTTTTGGCCTTTGCCATGACAGTCATCGAGGTCGGCCTTATCATTTCCATTATGCTTGGAGCTGAAGGTTTGGAGACCATCACCCTGGCAAGGGATACGGTCTTTGCAGCAGTTATGCTCATCCTTAATGGAATTATTGGCATCTGTATTGTCATTGGATCAATAAGATACCGGGAGCAAGCCTTTACTTTGAAAGGCGTGAGCACGGCTCTGATCACTTTAACAGCAGTGGTTGTTTTTGTTCTAATATTACCTAACTATACAGTAAGCCACAAAGGAGGTGAGTATACTTCGTTTCAGCTTTTGTTTATTGCGTTGTTATGCCTGACACTTTATCTTGGGTTTACGATGGTGCAAACGATCAGGCATCGGAGCTTTTTTATATCGCCCAGTGACAAAGCGAAGGAAAAAGCTGTGGAATACGAAGGTAAAGTCAAAGTTTCGAGAAAGCATATGTATATCAGCAGTTTTATGCTGATCGTAAGTTTAAGTGTGGTTGTTCTGATGGCCAAACTTCTTTCAAGAGATGTAGAATATCTAGTGGTAGCCGTGGGAGCACCAAGATCCGCAGTAGGTGTTGTCATTGCAGGAATTGTGCTCTTACCGGAAGCTCTTGCGGCAATCAGGGCGGCCAGAAATGACAGGATACAGACTTCACTGAACCTGGCGTTTGGTTCTGCGCTGGCTAGCATCGGACTGAGCATTCCTGCCATTGCGATCATATCAGTAATGAGCGGGATTAGGATGACATTGGGAATCGACATCAAATCGACCGTTCTCTTGGGACTATCGCTATTTATCATCACGATTTCCCTGGCCACAGGAAAAACAAACATTATGCAGGGATTTGTGCTGATCGGCATATTTATGATCTACCTTTTTATTACGATTGTTCCCTAA